A region of Colletotrichum higginsianum IMI 349063 chromosome 10, whole genome shotgun sequence DNA encodes the following proteins:
- a CDS encoding Serine threonine-protein kinase gad8: protein MSWKLTKKLKETHLGPLANTFSRSPSTSTITDSSEKAQPNISGSASPTNEGNIAASEAMAQAPVVNPPKPGILVVTLHEGHGFSLPEQHRQAFASSHQGSLSTGGALSVAGSVRPSSSQRGAVGSFINGAARPQTSGGGFTGIPTNHGRISGKYMPYALLDFDKMQVFVNSVEGTPENPLWAGGNTQYKFDVSRVTELVIHLYMRNPLAPPGSGRSQDIFLGVARINPRFEEKHQFVEDPKANKKDREKAAAEFASRERALGHSGVEWVDVQYGTGKVKIGVEYVENRAGKLKIEDFELLKVVGKGSFGKVMQVRKKDTNRIYALKTIRKAHIISRSEVAHTLAERSVLAQINNPFIVPLKFTFQSPEKLYFVLAFVNGGELFHHLQKEQRFDVNRSRFYTAELLCALECLHGFNVIYRDLKPENILLDYQGHIALCDFGLCKLDMKDEDRTNTFCGTPEYLAPELLMGQGYNKTVDWWTLGVLLYEMLTGLPPFYDENTNEMYRKILSEPLHFPGHDVVPPAAKDLLTKLLNRDPKERLGANGSAEIKAHPFFHAIDWRKLLQRKYEPAFKPNVVDALDTANFDPEFTSEAPQDSYVEGPMLSQTMQNQFQGFSYNRPIAGLGDAGGSVKDPSFVGSIQDR, encoded by the exons ATGTCGTGGAAGTTGACGAAGAAACTCAAGGAGACCCATCTGGGTCCCTTGGCCAACACCTTCTCCCgttcgccgtcgacgtccaCCATCACCGACAGCAGCGAAAAGGCCCAGCCCAACATCTCTGGCTCGGCATCACCCACCAACGAGGGAAACATTG CTGCCTCTGAGGCCATGGCACAAGCACCAGTTGTCAACCCCCCGAAGCCCGGCATCCTCGTTGTCACCCTCCACGAGGGTCACGgcttctccctccccgaACAACACAGACAAGCCTTTGCTTCTTCACACCAAGGTTCGCTGTccaccggcggcgccctcagCGTCGCCGGCTCCGTCCGCCCTTCTTCCTCACAACggggcgccgtcggctcCTTCATCAACGGTGCCGCCCGCCCCCAGActtccggcggcggcttcacCGGTATCCCCACCAACCATGGCCGTATCTCCGGAAAGTACATGCCCTACGCCCTGCTGGATTTCGACAAGATGCAGGTCTTTGTCAACTCGGTCGAAGGAACGCCAGAGAACCCTCTGTGGGCTGGAGGAAACACCCAGTACAAGTTCGACGTCTCTCGCGTGACGGAGCTCGTCATCCACCTCTACATGCGCAACCCCCTGGCCCCTCCCGGCTCCGGCCGCAGCCAAGACATCtttctcggcgtcgcccgcATCAACCCGCGCTTCGAGGAGAAGCACCAATTCGTTGAGGACCCCAAGGCAAACAAAAAGGACcgcgagaaggccgccgccgagttcGCCAGTCGCGAGCGCGCCCTCGGCCACAGCGGAGTCGAATGGGTGGACGTGCAGTACGGCACTGGAAAGGTCAAAATCGGCGTCGAGTACGTCGAGAACCGCGCCGGCAAGCTCAAAATTGAGGACTTTGAGCTGCTCAAGGTCGTCGGCAAGGGCAGCTTCGGCAAGGTGATGCAGGTGCGCAAGAAGGACACGAACCGGATCTACGCGCTCAAGACGATCCGCAAGGCGCACATCATCTCGCGCTCCGAAGTCGCTCACACCCTCGCCGAGCGCTCCGTGCTGGCCCAGATCAACAACCCCTTCATCGTGCCCCTCAAGTTTACCTTCCAGTCGCCCGAGAAGCTCTACTTCGTGCTGGCCTTTGTCAACGGAGGCGAGCTGTTCCACCATCTCCAGAAGGAGCAGAGATTCGACGTTAACCGCTCCCGATTCTATACGGCCGAACTGCTGTGCGCACTCGAGTGCCTCCACGGCTTCAACGTCATCTACCGAGACCTCAAGCCCGAGAACATTCTTCTCGACTACCAGGGCCACATCGCCCTGTGCGACTTCGGCCTTTGCAAGCTGGACATGAAGGACGAGGACAGGACTAACACGTTCTGTGGTACGCCCGAATATCTCGCTCCCGAGCTGCTCATGGGCCAGGGCTACAACAAGACTGTCGATTGGTGGACGCTGGGTGTCCTGCTGTACGAGATGTTGACGGGTCTGCCGCCCTTCTACGACGAGAACACGAACGAGATGTACCGCAAGATCCTCTCGGAGCCGCTCCACTTCCCCGGCCACGACGTTGtcccgccggcggccaaggaCCTCCTGACCAAGTTGCTCAACCGCGACCCCAAGGAGCGTCTCGGAGCCAACGGATCGGCCGAGATCAAGGCGCACCCCTTCTTCCATGCCATTGACTGGCGCAAGCTTCTGCAGCGCAAGTACGAGCCTGCATTCAAGCCCAATGTG GTGGACGCGCTCGACACGGCCAACTTCGACCCCGAGTTCACGTCAGAAGCCCCCCAGGACTCGTACGTGGAGGGACCGATGCTCTCGCAGACGATGCAGAACCAATTCCAGGGCTTCTCGTACAACCGTCCGATCGCGGGACTGGGCGACGCCGGTGGCAGTGTCAAGGACCCTTCCTTCGTGGGCAGCATCCAGGACCGATGA
- a CDS encoding Major facilitator superfamily transporter, whose product MGSGVLPNRCSPPKPSSRTSFVAQFNCSQDSILLSTPEAAIVIVSLVSIRDAFHDFELRHWVVTLYLLTYAGVPVIFVQLSDILGRKFFILSTLAVVAMFSIVNLVAVTSLVIVVSSVLGPALEGIVNNHQS is encoded by the exons ATGGGCTCCGGTGTCCTTCCCAATCGGTGCTCACCACCCAAACCTTCTTCTCGCACTTCGTTTGTCGCCCAGTTCAACTGCTCTCAAGACTCAA TCCTCCTCTCGACTCCAGAGGCCGCCATTGTCATCGTGTCCCTGGTGTCTATCAGGGACGCCTTCCACGACTTCGAACTGCGACACTGGGTCGTCACGTTGTATCTGCTCACCTATGCCG GGGTTCCAGTCATATTCGTCCAACTCAGCGACATACTGGGGAGGAAGTTCTTCATTCTCTCGACCCTGGCCGTTGTCGCCATGTTCTCCATC GTGaatctcgtcgccgtcacgTCTCTGGTCATCGTTGTCAGCTCAGTTCTCGGCCCAGCTCTGGAAGGCATCGTCAACAATCACCAGAGTTGA
- a CDS encoding GMC oxidoreductase: MSGAIPDEFDIIVCGGGSCGCVVAGRLANLDHNLKVLLIENGESNLNNPWVFRPGIYPRNMKLDSKTATFYQSRPSKHLSGRSAIVPCANILGGGSSINFMMYTRASASDYDDFQAKGWSTKELLPLMKKHETYQRASHNRETHGFDGPIKVSFGNYTYPIKDDFLRAASSQGIPVVDDLQDLTTGHGAEHWLKWINRDTGRRSDSAHAYIHATRAKHSNLYLACNTKVDKVIIENGRAVAVHTIPSKPLDPNELKGRTFRARKQIVISGGTLSSPLILQRSGVGDPEKLRRAGVKPIVDLPGVGLNFQDHYLTFSTYRAKPGTESFDDFVRGDPEVQKRVFDEWNIKGTGPLATNGIEAGVKIRPTPEELKEFERWPTPHFKDGWKSYFENKPDKPVMHYSVIAGWFGDHMVMPPGNFFTMFHFLEYPFSRGSTHIVSPNPYDAPDFDAGFMNDERDMVPMVWGYIKSRETARRMDAYAGEVANMHPVFAYDSPARARDLNLADTNKYALPGNLTAGIQHGSWTQPLNEAERKADIKRTLNAHCVDGREPLKYSDADIKEVEEWVKRHVETTWHSLGTCSMAPKEGNSIVKHGVLDERLNVHGVKGLKVADLSICPDNVGCNTYSTALLIGEKAAVLVAEDLGYSGEALEMKVPTYHAPGEFVLNSRL, from the exons ATGAGCGGAGCTATCCCGGACGAGTTTGACATCATTGTCTGTGGCGGTGGCAGCTGCGGATGTGTCGTTGCCGGACG ACTTGCCAACTTGGACCACAATCTCAAGGTGCTCCTCATCGAGAATGGTGAGAGCAACCTCAACAACCCGTGGGTGTTCCGGCCGGGCATCTACCCGCGCAACATGAAGCTCGACTCCAAGACGGCCACCTTTTACCAgtcgaggccctcgaagCATCTGTCCGGCCGGTCCGCCATTGTGCCCTGCGCCAACAtcctgggcggcggctcTTCCATCAACTTCATG ATGTACACTCGTGCCTCCGCCTCCGACTACGATGACTTTCAGGCCAAGGGCTGGTCTACCAAGGAGCTGCTGCCTCTCATGAAGAAGCACGAGACGTACCAGCGAGCCTCCCACAACCG GGAAACTCACGGATTCGACGGCCCCATTAAGGTTTCGTTCGGCAACTA CACGTACCCTATCAAGGATGAtttcctccgcgccgcctcgtcccaGGGTATCCCTGTTGTGGATGATCTTCAGGATCTCACTACCGGCCACGGAGCTGAGCATTGGCTCAAGTGGATCAACCGCGAC ACGGGCCGCCGCAGTGACAGTGCCCATGCCTACATCCACGCAACTCGGGCCAAGCACTCCAACCTCTACCTCGCCTGCAACACCAAGGTCGATAAGGTCATCATCGAGAATGGCCGAGCTGTTGCCGTCCACACCAT CCCGAGCAAGCCGCTCGACCCTAACGAGCTCAAGGGACGCACGTTCAGAGCCCGCAAGCAGATTGTCATCTCGGGCGGAACCCTGTCGTCTCCTCTCATCCTGCAACGCTCCGGCGTTGGTGACCCCGAGAAGCTTCGCCGCGCCGGCGTTAAGCCCATCGTCGACCTGCCCGGCGTCGGTCTCAACTTCCAGGACCACTACCTGACCTTCTCGACCTACCGCGCGAAGCCAGGAACCGAGAGCTTTGACGACTTTGTCCGTGGAGACCCCGAGGTCCAGAAGC GCGTCTTTGACGAGTGGAACATCAAGGGAACTGGCCCGCTGGCCACCAacggcatcgaggccggcgtcaagatccggccgacgcccgaggagctcaaggagtTCGAGCGGTGGCCGACCCCGCACTTCAAGGACGGGTGGAAGTCGTACTTTGAGAACAAGCCCGACAAGCCCGTGATGCACTACTCGGTCATCGCCGGCTGGTTCGGCGACCACATGGTGATGCCGCCCGGCAACTTCTTCACCATGTTCCACTTCCTCGAGTACCCCTTCTCGCGCGGCTCGACGCACATCGTCTCGCCGAACCCGTACGACGCGCCCGACTTCGACGCCGGCTTCATGAACGACGAGCGCGACATGGTGCCCATGGTCTGGGGCTACATCAAGTCGCGCGAGACGGCCCGCCGCATGGACGCctacgccggcgaggtcgccaaCATGCACCCCGTCTTCGCCTACGACTcgcccgcccgcgcccgcgacCTCAACCTCGCCGACACCAACAAGTACGCCCTGCCGGGCAACCTCACCGCCGGCATCCAGCACGGCAGCTGGACCCAGCCCCtcaacgaggccgagaggaaGGCCGACATCAAGAGGACCCTGAACGCCCACtgcgtcgacggccgcgagccGCTGAAGTACAGCGACGCGGACatcaaggaggtcgaggaatGGGTCAAGCGCCATGTCGAGACCACATGGCACAGTCTCGGA ACCTGCTCCATGGCTCCCAAGGAGGGCAACAGCATCGTCAAgcacggcgtcctcgacgagcgcCTGAACGTCCacggcgtcaagggcctcAAGGTCGCCGATCTGTCCATCTGCCCCGATAACGTCGGATGCAACAC ATATTCCACCGCCCTGCTCATCggcgagaaggccgccgtgctcgtcgccgaggacctcggaTACTccggcgaggccctcgagatGAAGGTGCCGACGTACCATGCCCCGGGAGAGTTTGTGCTTAACTCTCGTCTCTAA
- a CDS encoding Major facilitator superfamily transporter — MTASIKLLQRFQAVNGLSHFNAGVHLLALLLSSPAPTSHGGIRTSRYEVGRPAFLLVVTWGRYADAERCLRLLCACSAGPGELRRRLLGFPSLQVTMGFGLGMELAILPIYVSFLVLQDYHPQQPYRIRPPTSLRLSPLPFEMGAISNSVQFIETLPPTVRSEFSEGYSAQLRAVLYISAVALISMTLAWDINLKRARDMAGY; from the exons ATGACAGCTTCGATCAAACTCCTACAACGATTCCAGGCAGTCAATGGACTAAGCCACTTCAATGCGGGCGTCCACCTGCTCGCTCTCCTCTTGAGCTCCCCCGCCCCCACTTCCCACGGCGGAATCCGGACATCCCGCTACGAGGTGGGACGTCCAGCCTTCCTACTTGTCGTTACTTGGGGCAGATATGCAGATGCTGAGCGTTGTCTTCGCCTGCTCTGCGCCTGCTCCGCGGGGCCCGGCGAGCTGAGGAGACGTCTCTTGGGCTTCCCTAGTCTCCAGGTCACGATGGGATTCGGCCTTGGCATGGAATTGGCCATCCTGCCTATCTACGTCTCTTTCCTG GTACTGCAAGACTACCATCCTCAACAACCATATCGCATACGGCCTCCCACATCGCTTCGActgtcccccctccctttcgAGATGGGGGCCATATCGAACTCGGTCCAGTTCATCGAAACTCTGCCGCCTACCGTCCGATCCGAGTTCAGCGAGGGCTACAGCGCACAGCTTCGCGCCGTCCTGTACATCAGCGCAGTCGCCCTCATCTCCATGACGCTGGCGTGGGACATAAACCTTAAACGAGCTCGTGACATGGCGGGGTATTAG
- a CDS encoding FMN-dependent dehydrogenase, with the protein MSDPNSPHIKNRDTPSWGLYQRENFWKLNDGQVPQFNTHPDKLEELAKQKLTQNGWYYASSNAGLSHTHLANRQAFFRHKIVPCQLVDTNERSTRTTIFGHEVSAPFGIAPIGINKIYHPQGELPVAKVAGELGIPYSLSTAGSCPIEDVARANDAGRASRTDGQPGDRSKIPEGPRFFQLYMPHDDELTISLLTRAHDSGYTACILTTDTWQLGWRHDDVATSNYAFYRGIGADMGLTDPVFQKRLAERGIDPQKEPERAAAMWIDSIWHGRAWSWDKAAWARAQWQRISGGKPFLIKGIQRVDDAEKAADLGFEGIVVSNHAGRQVDGAIASLDALERIAERVGDRIVVTFDSGVRGAADITKALALGARFVFIGRLWIWGLSIMGEHGVRHVLKGLLADLDILMNVAGIQKIGDINKDLLESLPKSYALVAEKSKL; encoded by the exons ATGTCCGACCCCAACTCTCCTCACATCAAGAACCGTGATACTCCATCATGGGGCCTCTACCAGCGTGAGAACTTTTGGAAGCTCAATGATGGACAAGTTCCTCAGTTCAACACTC ACCCCGACAAGCTCGAAGAGCTGGCCAAACAAAAGCTGACTCAGAACGGATG GTATTACGCTTCATCGAATGCCGGCCTCTCGCACACGCACCTCGCCAACCGCCAGGCCTTCTTCCGACACAAGATCGTCCCCTGCCAGCTTGTCGACACCAACGAACGCTCAACCCGCACCACGATCTTCGGACACGAGGTTTCGGCCCCGTTCGGCATCGCGCCCATTGGCATCAACAAGATCTACCACCCGCAGGGCGAGCTACCCGTCGCCAAGGTGGCCGGAGAGCTGGGCATCCCCTACAGCCTCTCCACGGCCGGGTCCTGTCCCATCGAGGATGTTGCCCGAGCCAACGACGCGGGTCGCGCATCAAGGACCGACGGCCAACCGGGAGATCGATCCAAGATCCCCGAGGGTCCGCGGTTCTTCCAGCTCTATATGCctcacgacgacgagctcacCATCTCGCTCTTGACCAGGGCACACGATTCCGGCTATACGGCTTGCATCCTCACCACGGACACCTGGCAGCTAGGCTGGCGGCACGACGACGTGGCGACGTCGAACTACGCGTTTTAccgcggcatcggcgccgacatGGGCCTGACCGACCCCGTGTTCCAGAAACGCCTGGCGGAAAGGGGCATCGACCCACAAAAGGAACCCGAGAGGGCGGCCGCGATGTGGATCGACAGCATCTGGCACGGCCGCGCGTGGTCCTGGGACAAGGCCGCGTGGGCGCGGGCGCAGTGGCAGCGAATCAGCGGCGGGAAGCCGTTCCTGATCAAGGGCATCCAGAGGGTCGACGACGCagagaaggcggcggacCTCGGGttcgagggcatcgtcgtGAGCAACCATGCTGGACGGCAGGTCGACGGGGCCATCGCGAGCCTGGACGCGCTGGAGAGGATTGCAGAGAGGGTCGGGGACAGGATCGTCGTCACGTTCGACAGCGGCGTGAGGGGCGCGGCGGACATAACGAAAGCCCTGGCGCTGGGTGCCAGATTCGTCTTCATCGGGAGGCTGTGGATCTGGGGGTTGAGTATCATGGGGGAGCACGGGGTGAGACATGTGCTCAAGGGGCTGTTGGCCGACTTGGACATCTTGATGAACGTGGCGGGGATTCAAAAGATTGGGGACATTAACAAAGACCTGCTGGAGTCGTTGCCCAAGTCGTACGCACTGGTTGCCGAGAAAAGCAAGTTGTAG